The Schizosaccharomyces pombe strain 972h- genome assembly, chromosome: I genome contains a region encoding:
- the pdx3 gene encoding pyridoxamine 5'-phosphate oxidase, translating to MSENTDSTHEKLIFAPSRYQYEKSSLHRDALMGKDPLVLFNQWFQEATDDEGIKSPESTTLSTARLPSGRVSSRLVLLKELDHRGFIIFTNLGTSKKAKDLKSNPYASLSFWWEPLQRQVRVEGIIERLSREETEEYFKTRPRNSRIGAWASPQSEVIADREELEKRVEEYKKKFGEDESVPVPVPDFWGGIRIVPLEIEFWQGGKYRLHDRFSFRRNTLDEDYELVRLAP from the coding sequence ATGTCTGAAAATACTGATTCCACCCACGAAAAGCTAATTTTTGCACCTTCTCGCTATCAATAtgaaaaatcaagtttGCACAGAGATGCACTTATGGGAAAAGACCCGTTAGTTTTGTTTAATCAGTGGTTTCAAGAAGCTACCGATGATGAAGGCATTAAGTCTCCAGAATCTACTACATTATCCACAGCTCGACTACCTAGTGGAAGAGTATCTTCTAGGTTAGTcttattgaaagaattggATCATCGCGGcttcatcatttttactAACCTGGGTACATCTAAGAAAGCAAAGGACCTGAAAAGCAATCCCTATGCTAGTTTATCTTTCTGGTGGGAACCCTTGCAAAGACAAGTTCGGGTTGAAGGTATCATTGAACGCCTAAGTCGTGAAGAAACCGAAgaatatttcaaaactaGACCTCGTAACTCACGCATTGGTGCATGGGCTTCTCCCCAAAGTGAGGTCATCGCTGACCGTGAAGAGCTTGAAAAAAGAGTTgaagaatataaaaagaaatttggCGAGGACGAATCTGTTCCTGTGCCTGTTCCTGATTTTTGGGGTGGAATTCGTATTGTTCCTTtggaaattgaattttggCAGGGTGGTAAATATCGCCTTCATGATCGCTTTTCTTTCCGTAGAAACACATTAGATGAAGATTATGAACTCGTTCGACTTGCACCTTGA
- the fig4 gene encoding inositol polyphosphate phosphatase, producing MPATNSDEPLVKFELYQLKKCYYIVSENATATIFRILKITQSEDELSISIEEAAKILFRQKLQLYLEKLENESADGKLILVTKAYAILGLFRFTAGYYLYLCTERKVVAVIGGHNVYHVDKTQFIELNPSRRHNTSVERKCMSSIEKVDLARTFYFSYSYDLSQTIQYGFTHPIPQHQVRDMFVWNWNMLRPILDSVGIDSPWCIPLIHGFVDQAKLSVYGKPIIVTLIARRSRHFAGARFLRRGIRDDGYVANEVETEQIVFDGSASSFPISSTTPGIPCYTSYVQHRGSIPLRWSQEFSNITPKPPIGIDFHDPFYASTALHFDRLFGHYGIPCIVLNLVKSSEKVKRESLLLDEFESAIQYLNQFLKDSQKIQYIAWDMSAASKKKVPVTKTLEQMASDIVKKTGFFCTADRFFPGTFQTGVVRTNCVDCLDRTNAAQFVIGKCVLAAQLRALGVLDSPQLDYESDAVRLLAEMYHGHGDAIALQYGGSLLVNTLDTYRKNNQWSSTSRDLIESVKRFYSNSFVDFQRQEAISLFLGNFTVHGKIVVFGEKRLQALTEKFKNGQLVRRDYRYWWTPVYVNQELRCKNAYCDSIQRKGIKFPANYFDNVYTPNSISSFSEVLLPNLISTLNFAPLSLIPLLRKSFLPLSYNGFGIEAPSLNPFIPRRNQPRDMFKTSAEEENEDEDEDDDKFRRVSLYKWLFNNEERPVHKFIRKRLHQIPVSNKVQPRDQKQPDFKIPNTDINVYKIHFQYNNISGLADNYTLLSKHDRAMYNNYADYSPDKIKEIKEKELNTYNDYFNSAISENPTLKSDRSEKVAFYSAWITDYKST from the exons ATGCCTGCAACTAACAGTGATGAACCATTGGTGAAATTCGAGCTGTACCAGctaaaaaaa TGCTACTATATTGTGAGCGAAAACGCTACTGCAACAATTTTTCGTATTTTAAAGATTACTCAATCTGAAGATGAGCTTTCTATAAGTATTGAAGAGGCCgcaaaaatactttttcgCCAGAAGCTTCAATtgtatttagaaaaattagaaaatgaGAGCGCCGATGGAAAACTAATACTTGTTACCAAGGCATATGCAATCTTGGGCCTTTTTCGATTTACAGCTGGGTACTATTTGTATTTGTGTacagaaagaaaagttgTTGCTGTAATCGGAGGACATAATGTCTACCATGTTGATAAGACTCAATTCATTGAACTGAATCCAAGTCGAAGACATAATACCAGTGTTGAACGAAA GTGTATGTCAAgcattgaaaaagttgatcTTGCTAGaaccttttattttagctACAGTTATGATTTATCACAAACAATACAATATGGATTTACTCATCCAATTCCTCAGCATCAGGTTAGAGATATGTTTGTTTGGAATTGGAATATGCTGCGCCCAATTTTGGACTCTGTAGGAATTGATTCTCCTTGGTGTATCCCTCTTATCCATGGTTTTGTTGATCAAGCTA AACTTTCTGTTTATGGCAAACCTATTATTGTCACTTTAATTGCACGAAGGTCGCGGCATTTTGCCGGTGCTCGCTTCTTAAGAAGAGGAATTCGAGATGATGGATATGTCGCTAATGAAGTTGAGACAGAGCAAATTGTGTTCGACGGCTCAGCATCTTCCTTTCCAATATCTTCAACCACTCCTGGGATTCCTTGTTATACTAGCTACGTACAACACCGAGGAAGCATTCCGCTTCGCTGGTCTCAAGAATTTAGCAACATAACGCCAAAGCCACCAATAGGTATTGATTTTCACGATCCTTTTTATGCTTCAACCGCCTTACATTTTGATCGTTTATTCGGTCATTACGGTATTCCAtgtattgttttaaatcttGTTAAATCATCAGAGAAAGTCAAAAGAGAGTCCTTATTATTGGATGAATTTGAATCTGCTATACAATATcttaatcaatttttgaaagattcCCAGAAGATTCAATATATTGCGTGGGATATGTCCGCtgcttcaaaaaa AAAAGTTCCTGTGACTAAAACTCTAGAACAAATGGCTAGTgatattgtaaaaaagaCAGGCTTCTTCTGCACTGCTGATAGATTTTTCCCTGGTACTTTTCAAACTGGAGTTGTTCGTACAAACTGTGTCGACTGCTTGGATCGTACAAATGCTGCGCAATTTGTGATTGGAAAATGTGTTTTAGCAGCTCAATTAAGAGCTTTGGGTGTTTTAGATTCTCCACAGCTTGACTACGAGTCCGATGCTGTCAGATTGCTTGCTGAGATGTATCATGGCCATGGCGATGCAATTGCTCTTCAATACGGTGGCTCCTTATTAGTTAACACGCTTGATACTTATCGAAAGAACAATCAGTGGTCGAGCACTTCAAGAGACTTAATCGAAAGTGTCAAAAGATTTTATAGTAATTCCTTTGTCGATTTTCAACGTCAAGAGGCCATCAGTTTGTTCCTTGGAAACTTTACAGTTCATGGTAAAATTGTGGTTTTTGGTGAAAAACGGTTACAAGCGCTCACCGAAAAGTTCAAAAATGGGCAATTGGTTCGCCGAGATTACCGGTACTGGTGGACACCAGTTTATGTGAATCAAGAATTACGATGCAAAAATGCTTACTGCGATAGCATTCAAAGGAAGGGGATTAAGTTTCCTGCAAACTATTTTGATAATGTTTATACTCCTAATTCTATTTCTTCGTTTTCTGAAGTTCTGTTGCCCAATCTGATTTCGACCTTAAATTTTGCTCCGTTAAGTCTCATCCCGCTTCTGCGAAAGTCATTTTTACCTTTATCATACAATGGTTTCGGCATTGAAGCCCCGTCTTTAAATCCGTTTATTCCCCGCAGAAATCAACCACGCGATATGTTTAAGACTTCCgcagaagaagaaaatgaagatgaggatgaagatgatgatAAGTTTAGACGGGTTTCCTTGTATAAATGGCTATTTAATAATGAGGAAAGACCAGTCCATAAGTTTATACGAAAAAGACTGCATCAAATTCCGGTGTCGAATAAAGTACAACCAAGAGATCAAAAACAGCCTGATTTCAAAATTCCGAATACTGATATTAATGTTtataaaatacattttcAGTATAACAATATATCGGGGTTGGCGGATAATTATACTTTATTAAGCAAACACGATCGGGCAATGTATAATAATTATGCTGATTATTCTCCggataaaattaaagaaatcaaGGAAAAAGAACTTAATACTTATAATGACTACTTCAACTCGGCTATTTCAGAGAATCCAACTTTAAAGTCTGATCGGTCGGAAAAGGTAGCGTTCTATAGCGCTTGGATTACTGACTATAAGTCAACTTGA
- the cca1 gene encoding tRNA nucleotidyltransferase, whose product MASSSSILELNETEKELSDIFLNVSKKIGQMDRKEPEVRFAGGWVRDKLLRIESHDIDVAIDCMSGFEFAQHLQSYLAQQHPDWETKVIKIDANPLKSKHLETATARIMGMDIDIVNLRHHDYTNSNSSNKLVFGTPLEDALRRDATINALFYNLKSKTVEDFTGKGLVDLSNKIIRTPLVADETFGDDPLRAVRCIRFATKYDFNIHEETIKGLKNPELHERLRSSISRERIGVEVDKMLKHCNTNRALKIIHSLGMFACIFGPLEIHTKKLQSKNIESLSLIPYAIDLFGYLQKKDVSIKNLSSSSKYIFWLAIATLPWYNWSILEKSKIKILPPILIRDSLKYSKPIMSQVENFFVHYPLIMSKINVLEKEGKLTRLGCGRLVRELGPHWRDIIDWAFFMNTLISNSDIQRLNKDEEVTWFHVLVKHIEEYGMEEAYNIQPIINGNEITRILGIRPGPHLRKMLDDSIEWRIQNPESTKEDYIAIMLEKGTSAVVDS is encoded by the exons ATGGCTAGCAGCTCTTCTATTTTGGAGCTGAACGAAACCGAAAAGGAGTTAAGTGATATATTCCTCAATGTCTCAAAGAAAATTGGTCAAATGGATCGGAAGGAGCCTGAAGTTAGATTTGCCGGTGGTTGGGTTCGTGATAAA TTATTAAGAATCGAAAGTCACGATATAGATGTAGCTATTGATTGTATGTCCGGTTTCGAATTTGCACAGCATCTCCAAAGTTATTTGGCTCAACAACACCCTGACTGGGAGACAAAAGTTATCAAAATTGATGCGAATCCTCTAAAGTCAAAGCACCTTGAAACAGCCACTGCAAGAATTATGGGAATGGATATTGACATTGTTAATTTAAGACATCATGACTACACTAATTCAAATTCGTCTAACAAACTCGTTTTCGGAACACCTTTAGAAGATGCTTTGAGACGGGACGCAACAATCAAtgctttattttacaaCTTGAAGAGTAAGACTGTGGAAGACTTTACGGGAAAAGGATTGGTTGACTtaagtaataaaattataaggACACCACTTGTAGCCGATGAGACGTTTGGTGACGACCCTTTACGAGCAGTTCGATGTATTCGTTTTGCTACGAAATATGATTTCAACATTCACGAAGAGACTATTAAGGGGTTGAAAAATCCCGAACTTCATGAGCGATTACGGTCATCTATAAGCAGAGAGCGCATTGGTGTTGAAGTTgataaaatgttaaaac ATTGTAACACCAACCGtgcattaaaaattatccATAGCCTTGGCATGTTTGCATGCATCTTTGGGCCGCTAGAAATCCatactaaaaaattacaatcGAAAAACATTGAATCACTTAGCCTAATTCCTTATGCAATTGATTTGTTCggatatttacaaaaaaaggatgtcagtattaaaaatctatcttcatcttctaaatatattttctgGTTAGCAATTGCTACGCTTCCATGGTATAACTGGAGTATCCTGGAGAAAtccaaaattaaaatacttCCACCTATTTTGATACGTGACAGCTTAAAATATAGCAAACCAATAATGTCTcaagttgaaaatttctttgttcaTTATCCTTTAATTAtgtcaaaaataaatgttcTCGAAAAAGAAGGCAAGCTTACTAGGTTAGGTTGTGGAAGACTGGTAAGAGAACTTGGTCCTCACTGGAGAGATATTATTGATTGggctttttttatgaacaCGCTTATTAGTAATTCCGATATTCAGCGATTGAACAAGGATGAGGAAGTTACTTGGTTTCACGTTCTGGTTAAACATATTGAGGAATACGGCATGGAAGAAGCATACAATATTCAGCCAATCATAAAT GGAAATGAAATAACTAGGATTTTGGGAATACGTCCGGGACCACATTTGCGTAAAATGTTAGATGATTCTATTGAATGGAGAATTCAAAATCCCGAATCAACTAAAGAAGACTATATAGCAATCATGCTAGAAAAAGGTACTTCCGCTGTAGTTGACTCATAA
- the hca4 gene encoding ATP-dependent RNA helicase Hca4 translates to MPKNRTGRSREAREKKRKEEEEEIEELNSQIEALSETVDHFAELPLTQPTKSALKNAHFITLTEIQKQCIPSALKGRDILGAAKTGSGKTLAFIVPLIENLYRKKWTSLDGLGALVISPTRELAIQTFETLVKIGRLHSFSAGLIIGGNNYKEEKERLSRMNILVCTPGRLLQHIDQAVNFDTSGLQMLILDEADRILDMGFRTTLDAIVSSLPVHRQTMLFSATQTKSVKDLARLSLQNPDFISVHENDTSSTPSNLNQFYLTVPLTEKLDILFGFIRTHLKFKTIVFLSSCKQVRFVYETFRRMRPGISLLHLHGKQKQTTRTEVTAKFTSSRHVVLFCTDIVARGLDFPAVDWVIQLDAPEDVDTYIHRVGRTARYNRSGNALLLLLPSEEAFLKRLESKKIAVERINVKDGKKTSIRNQLQNLCFKDNDIKYIGQKAFISYLRSIYLQKDKDVFQLDKLPVEAFADSLGLPGTPKITFGKLKNHSQSQKDYNSSTSLDSSEESEVDVENKQNVRTKYDRIFERKNQDVLAAHRQRLVEVNSDEDDGDFLQVKRVDHDLPEETGERFNANSKRKEKMASSKKAMLKYKKSADKVYFDDEGNAIPFYAMNTEDTFQKAGDPAALIASHLAEERKALEKADITDKETVRQKQLEKKRRRQELERITQQDATPDEYVPEGPIVAFVDDELPETSKKQKKWFEDNDERDHGGIVEVENLNSLEDQEALALKLMGAA, encoded by the coding sequence ATGCCTAAGAATCGTACTGGAAGGAGTAGAGAAGCCCgtgaaaaaaagagaaaagaagaagaagaagaaattgaagaactTAACTCTCAAATTGAAGCACTTTCTGAAACTGTTGATCATTTTGCAGAGTTACCTCTTACTCAACCTACAAAAAGTGCATTGAAAAATGCACATTTTATAACACTAACTGAGATTCAAAAACAATGTATTCCTTCAGCACTTAAGGGCCGTGATATTTTAGGTGCTGCGAAAACAGGAAGTGGAAAAACCTTAGCCTTTATCGTCCCTttgattgaaaatttatatcgaaaaaaatggaCCTCTCTTGATGGTTTGGGAGCATTGGTCATTTCGCCTACGAGAGAATTGGCAATTCAGACATTCGAAACGTTGGTAAAAATAGGCCGTCTACATTCCTTTTCGGCTGGTCTGATTATTGGAggaaataattataaagaagaaaaagaacgTCTTTCTCGTATGAATATCCTTGTCTGTACACCTGGGAGATTGTTACAACACATTGATCAAGctgtaaattttgataCTTCAGGTTTACAAATGTTGATATTAGACGAAGCTGATAGAATCCTTGATATGGGATTTCGCACTACGCTAGATGCCATTGTTTCCAGCCTTCCTGTTCATCGTCAGACTATGCTGTTTTCTGCCACTCAGACAAAATCTGTTAAAGACTTGGCTAGGTTGTCGCTTCAAAATCCTGATTTCATTTCAGTTCACGAAAATGATACATCGAGTACCCCTAGTAACCTCAACCAGTTTTATCTTACTGTTCCATTAACCGAGAAACTGGATATTCTGTTTGGTTTCATTCGTACGCATCTAAAGTTTAAGACAATTGTTTTCTTGTCTTCTTGTAAGCAAGTCCGTTTTGTGTATGAAACTTTTCGGCGCATGCGACCCGGTATTTCACTTTTACATTTGCACGGAAAACAGAAGCAAACAACTAGAACGGAGGTTACTGCTAAGTTTACATCTTCTCGTCACGTTGTTTTGTTCTGCACCGACATTGTCGCTCGTGGATTGGATTTCCCAGCTGTAGATTGGGTTATTCAATTGGATGCGCCTGAAGATGTTGATACTTATATTCATAGAGTTGGACGTACAGCTCGTTATAATAGAAGCGGAAATGCTCTATTGCTTCTACTTCCTTCCGAAGAAGCTTTTTTGAAGCGTCTGGAATCGAAAAAAATAGCTGTTGAAAGAATTAATGTTAAAGATGGGAAGAAAACTAGCATTCGTAATCAATTACAAAACCTTTGTTTTAAAGATAATGACATAAAGTACATCGGTCAAAAAGCCTTCATCTCTTATCTTCGCTCTATTTATCTTCAGAAAGATAAAGATGTGTTTCAACTTGACAAACTTCCTGTTGAAGCATTTGCTGATTCTCTTGGTTTGCCCGGGACTCCAAAAATCACGTTTggtaaattgaaaaatcatTCTCAATCTCAGAAAGACTACAACTCCTCCACTTCTTTAGATTCATCAGAAGAATCTGAGGTTGATGttgaaaataaacagaATGTGCGTACCAAATATGATcgtatttttgaaagaaaaaatcaagaCGTTTTAGCTGCTCATAGGCAAAGGCTTGTGGAGGTCAACTCAGACGAAGATGACGGTGACTTCCTGCAAGTGAAGCGTGTTGATCATGACTTACCAGAGGAAACTGGAGAGAGGTTTAATgcaaattcaaaaagaaaagagaaaatggCGTCATCTAAGAAGGCTATGCTTAAGTATAAAAAGAGCGCAGATAAAGTTTACTTTGACGATGAAGGGAACGCAATTCCCTTCTATGCCATGAATACTGAGgatacttttcaaaaagctgGTGATCCTGCTGCTTTGATTGCTTCACATCTGGCAGAAGAACGTAAAGCTTTAGAAAAGGCTGACATTACTGATAAGGAAACAGTCCGTCAGAAGCAGTTGGAAAAGAAGCGAAGACGCCAAGAACTTGAAAGAATAACTCAACAAGATGCGACTCCTGATGAGTACGTACCGGAGGGGCCTATTGTCGCTTTCGTGGATGACGAACTTCCTGAAACAtctaaaaagcaaaagaagtGGTTTGAGGACAATGATGAACGAGACCATGGAGGCATTGTTGAAGTTGAAAACTTGAATTCCTTAGAAGATCAAGAAGCACTTGCTCTAAAGTTGATGGGCGCAGCTTag